In Fusarium oxysporum f. sp. lycopersici 4287 chromosome 2, whole genome shotgun sequence, a genomic segment contains:
- a CDS encoding hypothetical protein (At least one base has a quality score < 10) produces the protein MRLEILFAPALAAFVRAAGVTGAAEGFAKGVTGGGSAAAVTPTTTAQLVSYLGDSSARVIILDRTFDFTGTEGTTTATGCAPYGTASACQLAINKDDWCTNYQPNAPKVSVKYDNAALNPILVGSNKSLVGVGSKGIIKGKGLYIAKGAKNVIIQNIQITNLNPQYVWGGDAIALDNTDLVWIDHVTTSLIGRQHIVLGNNPSNRVTISNHKLDGATSWSATCNGYHYWGLYFTGSADTVTFKNNYIYKTSGRAPKVGGNTLLHAVNNYWYDNAGHAFEIGAGGQVVAEGNIFQNVATPLEASSFAGKLFSSPSTAANAVCSSYLGHVCQVIGFGSSGTLSGSDTDFLTNFSGKNVASAAAYSSITGLSSSAGFGTI, from the exons ATGAGACTTGAAATACTTTTCGCACCCGCCCTTGCGGCCTTTGTTCGAGCTGCTGGCGTCACTGGCGCCGCCGAAGGCTTTGCCAAAGGCGTCACAGGTGGCGGCTCAGCCGCTGCTGTTACCCCTACGACAACTGCCCAGCTCGTGTCTTATCTCGGCGACTCCTCCGCCCGAGTTATCATTTTGGACCGAACCTTTGACTTCACCGGAACTGAAGGCACGACCACCGCGACTGGCTGCGCTCCATATGGCACAGCTTCAGCCTGCCAGCTTGCCATTAATAAAGACGACTGGTGCACCAATTACCAGCCTAACGCGCCTAAG GTCAGCGTCAAGTATGACAATGCTGCATTGAACCCCATTCTCGTTGGGTCGAATAAAAGTCTCGTTGGTGTAGGAAGCAAGGGCAtcatcaagggcaagggccTTTATATTGCAAAGGGTGCGAAGAATGTCATCATCCAGAACATTCAAATCACAAACCTTAACCCTCAGTACGTCTGGGGCGGTGATGCTATTGCCCTTGATAACACGGATCTTGTTTGGATTGACCATGTTACTACGTCCCTTATCGGCCGGCAACACATTGTTCTCGGCAATAATCCAAGCAACCGAGTGACTATCTCAAACCACAAGCTCGATGGTGCTACATCTTGGTCTGCCACATGCAACGGCTACCACTACTGGGGCCTTTATTTTACAGGCTCTGCTGAT ACCGTTACTTTCAAGAACAACTACATTTATAAGACCTCTGGTCGTGCCCCCAAGGTCGGCGGAAACACCCTTCTCCACGCCGTCAACAACTACTGGTACGATAACGCCGGACACGCCTTCGAAATCGGTGCTGGCGGCCAGGTCGTCGCTGAAGGCAACATCTTCCAGAATGTAGCTACACCACTCGAGGCATCAAGCTTCGCTGGTAAGCTCTTCTCGAGCCCTAGCACCGCTGCCAACGCCGTCTGCTCATCTTACCTCGGCCATGTATGCCAAGTCATCGGCTTTGGAAGCTCTGGCACACTTTCAGGCAGCGACACCGATTTCCTGACCAACTTCAGTGGCAAGAATGTTGCTTCTGCTGCCGCTTACTCCAGTATTACCGGTCTCTCGTCCAGCGCTGGCTTTGGTACTATCTAG
- a CDS encoding hypothetical protein (At least one base has a quality score < 10): MDKKSSEDLGQAEITNRAPSIGKGSIIDADDRRLRAQGHKAELERSFSWLGALALAYSISNSWLTYASSFGLVLIYGGGVTTLFALLIAAAAQWIVFLGLAELCSAFPSSGGQYHFTYIIASPKTRNLGAYVTGSINILAWWITTCSGLIYTAISAFGCAAAWFPDFEQQRYQVYLCYLGITVLSLIPIYTIKQRYLDFMTESTTGFSLIGMVLTISVCLGMADGDYAPGTIILENRGISGWNAGTGWLLSIAAALYWAMGVVIVIPWTVAMLFSIKDMQAVQSSFLPSFEVFYQATGSKAAATGLQAYLTFLYYTCIPSQWVTCSRITWAFARDQGLPFAEYWQHIDPKRGIPWRTTLLSAAFCAVYGLIYVASTTAFNSIINATCLMLNLSYVIPQGVLLTQGRDKLPRRAFSLGKLGYAVNLYSVVFMIVIGVVFCLPQTNPTTAGSMNYNAPVIVGLFTIVCLLWIERRSKFNGPHIDWDLLNEANEEE; the protein is encoded by the exons ATGGATAAGAAGTCCTCAGAGGATCTTGGCCAAGCCGAGATTACCAACCGTGCCCCCTCGATTGGCAAGGGGTCCATCATCGACGCCGACGACAGGCGTCTTCGTGCCCAGGGACACAAAGCCGAACTTGAGAGATCTTTCTCCTGGCTAGGTGCACTCGCTTTAGCATACAG TATCTCTAACTCATGGCTCACGTATGCATCGTCCTTCGGCCTTGTGCTCATCTATGGAGGCGGCGTCACTACTTTATTTGCCCTACTTATCGCCGCTGCAGCTCAGTGGATCGTCTTCCTTGGGTTGGCCGAACTATGCTCTGCGTTTCCATCATCTGGTGGACAATACCACTTTACATATATCATCGCGTCGCCGAAAACCCGCAATCTTGGTGCCTATGTCACGGGGTCCATTAATATCCTTGCGTGGTGGATCACCACATGCTCCGGTCTCATATATACAGCCATCTCTGCCTTTGGTTGTGCTGCGGCCTGGTTCCCCGATTTCGAACAGCAGCGATATCAGGTTTATCTCTGCTACCTGGGCATCACTGTCCTGTCAC TTATCCCAATCTATACGATCAAGCAGCGATACCTCGACTTCATGACCGAATCGACGACAGGCTTCTCTCTGATTGGAATGGTACTTACCATCTCAGTATGTTTAGGTATGGCTGATGGCGATTACGCCCCGGGCACAATTATTCTCGAGAACCGCGGTATCAGCGGTTGGAATGCTGGCACAGGCTGGTTACTTTCCATTGCTGCTGCGCTATATTG GGCCATGGGTGTCGTCATCGTTATCCCGTGGACTGTTGCTATGCTATTTTCCATTAAGGATATGCAGGCCGTCCAGAGCTCCTTTCTCCCCAGCTTCGAAGTCTTTTACCAGGCGACAGGAAGCAAGGCTGCCGCAACAGGTCTACAAGCTTACTTGACGTTCCTTTACTATA CGTGTATTCCAAGCCAGTGGGTGACCTGCAGCCGGATTACCTGGGCCTTTGCTCGTGAT CAAGGACTTCCCTTCGCTGAATACTGGCAGCACATTGACCCCAAGCGCGGCATCCCTTGGAGAACAACTCTTCTTTCGGCTGCGTTCTGTGCTGTATATGGGTTGATCTACGTCGCAAGCACAACAGCCTTCAACTCAATTATCAATGCAACGTGCTTGATGCTAAACCTTTCATATGTTATCCCTCAGGGCGTCTTGCTTACGCAAGGTCGCGATAAGTTGCCAAGGCGTGCATTCAGCCTTGGTAAACTTGGCTATGCGGTCAATCTGTACTCAGTTGTATTTATGATTGTCATTGGTGTTGTGTTCTGCCTTCCGCAGACTAATCCGACGACTGCCGGCTCTATGAACTA TAACGCCCCCGTCATTGTTGGTCTCTTCACAATCGTTTGCCTTCTTTGGATTGAGCGCCGATCCAAATTCAATGGCCCTCACATTGACTGGGATTTACTTAACGAAGCTAATGAGGAGGAATGA
- a CDS encoding 3-oxoacyl-[acyl-carrier protein] reductase: MSTQEPLAGKVAIVSGSDSGIGFAIAHELSSRGAYVAINYPFSSLADSANNKAASLPTRCIAVCADMGTTQGPKRLVEATIREFGRLDIVVNNVALAVNKPLEEQTLDDWDLLVNVNGRSTFLLTQSSLPHLTRGSGRIVNICSASSRGSPPLQTIYAGTKGMVDSFTKCWAKELPPKYGCTVNAVSPGPTKTEGFLAAGEEAMRILQPAIEATPAGKRMGTPEEIAFAVGFLCDERASWVNGVHLAVNGGLHID; encoded by the coding sequence ATGTCGACACAAGAGCCCCTTGCTGGCAAAGTAGCCATTGTCTCAGGCAGCGACAGCGGCATAGGTTTTGCCATTGCCCATGAGCTTTCGTCTCGTGGAGCATATGTCGCCATCAATTacccattctcttctctaGCGGACAGTGCCAACAATAAGGCAGCGTCTCTGCCCACCAGATGCATCGCCGTTTGCGCCGACATGGGTACAACTCAAGGCCCCAAGAGGCTGGTCGAGGCAACCATCCGAGAATTTGGCCGATTAGACATAGTCGTCAACAATGTGGCGCTAGCAGTTAATAAACCTCTTGAGGAGCAGACCTTGGATGACTGGGATCTGTTGGTCAATGTTAATGGGCGCAGCACCTTCCTTCTGACCCAGAGTAGCCTTCCGCACCTAACGCGAGGAAGTGGGCGAATAGTCAACATCTGTTCCGCTAGCTCACGAGGTTCTCCTCCCTTACAGACCATCTATGCCGGGACCAAGGGCATGGTGGATTCCTTCACTAAATGCTGGGCTAAGGAACTTCCTCCGAAGTATGGGTGCACGGTAAATGCCGTGTCTCCAGGCCCTACCAAGACCGAGGGCTTTCTGGCTGCTGGCGAGGAAGCCATGCGTATCTTGCAGCCTGCAATCGAAGCTACACCTGCGGGAAAGCGGATGGGTACACCGGAAGAGATTGCGTTTGCTGTGGGGTTTCTATGTGATGAGCGGGCAAGCTGGGTCAACGGTGTACATTTGGCTGTGAACGGAGGACTTCACATCGATTAG
- a CDS encoding salicylate hydroxylase: MDHIMKPNGVSHAVINGHTAAAKSDGLNIVVIGAGIGGLTAAIFLRRQGHRVTLLEQSRFANEVGAAMHLAPNANGILRRLGIFAETIGANVFERIKEFNAANEVIRDAELTEANKIWQHPWHLVHRVRLHQELKRLATSPEGPGIPAVLRTSSRVVDVDTETATVFLQDGGKVQGDLVIGADGVHSRSRQKIVGKDWQAYSSGKSAFRFLVPRQDALDDPETAHFAQHNGQLIIWYAADRRIVMYPCDDNKMFNFVCIHPREESDPGSKEDWNNETSMSVLLNVYKDFDPALLKLLSKASPESLKAWELLDMDVLPTWTDKRLTLLGDAAHPFLPHQGQGAGVAIEDAASLAVVLPLGTSPEEVPERLRLYQDFRYDRANRIQEFSRQAGKDKPDKDFDMMAYSNFNFGHDEWDHSTNRFRNWDWARKPHLYWRMPISFGPFPGPRQTFTGEARNATDSTFTTASIKFKTSRTLLQNLFPSTSFRFKSPGTVAYASFSQTTLNKMEWLGGSGYRHIGLYIHGVQYVQKDGTVRDGTFLPILWENLTDPIVSGREELGMPKLYCSIDVWRRTNSYRIQTGWQGVNFGSFTLEGLHETDSGSSKGTIGGEDDEGIFAYKYIPKVGDRGKADVEHATFVPHSEESKVVPSQVLRVFTADKASFEFDPHDWEALPTLHHVVSRLAEVPVYEILGGKVVEGVGVPDVSSARRID, translated from the exons ATGGATCACATCATGAAACCCAACGGCGTCTCTCATGCAGTCATCAATGGCCACACTGCCGCTGCCAAGTCCGATGGGCTCAACATCGTTGTTATCGGGGCCGGCATAGGTGGTCTCACAGCTGCCATCTTCCTTCGCAGGCAGGGCCATCGAGTTACGTTACTGGAGCAGTCTCGCTTTGCCAACGAGGTTGGAGCGGCGATGCACCTGGCACCTAACGCCAATGGGATCCTTCGCCGACTTGGTATCTTTGCCGAGACCATAGGCGCAAATGTGTTTGAAAGG ATTAAAGAGTTTAATGCGGCCAATGAAGTGATACGTGATGCCGAGCTTACGGAAGCGAACAAGATCTGGCAGCATCCGTGGCATTTGGTCCATCGCGTACGGCTGCATCAAGAGCTCAAACGACTTGCAACATCACCAGAGGGACCTGGTATCCCCGCGGTGCTCAGAACGTCCAGCCGCGTGGTAGATGTAGACACAGAAACAGCCACCGTCTTCTTGCAAGATGGCGGTAAAGTCCAGGGAGACTTGGTCATTGGCGCTGATGGAGTCCAT TCTCGTTCCCGACAGAAAATCGTTGGAAAAGACTGGCAAGCGTACAGTTCAGGCAAGAGTGCTTTCCGATTCCTCGTCCCCCGTCAAGATGCTCTCGACGACCCAGAAACCGCCCATTTTGCACAGCATAACGGCCAGCTCATCATATGGTATGCTGCGGACAGACGTATCGTCATGTATCCATGCGATGACAATAAGATGTTCAACTTTGTCTGCATTCATCCGCGAGAAGAGAGCGACCCTGGGAGCAAAGAAG ACTGGAACAACGAGACGAGCATGTCGGTGTTGTTGAACGTATACAAGGATTTTGATCCTGCTTTgttgaagctcttgagcAAAGCCAGCCCCGAGTCCCTCAAGGCATGGGAGCTGCTAGATATGGATGTTCTCCCAACGTGGACTGACAAAAGACTGACtcttcttggtgatgccgCTCATCCCTTTCTTCCTC ACCAGGGACAGGGTGCTGGTGTTGCCATTGAAGACGCGGCCTCCCTCGCAGTCGTTCTCCCACTCGGTACCTCCCCGGAAGAGGTGCCTGAGCGGTTGCGTCTTTACCAAGACTTTCGTTATGACCGGGCAAACCGGATCCAAGAGTTCTCACGCCAGGCAGGAAAGGATAAACCGGATAAGGACTTTGACA TGATGGCGTATAGCAACTTCAATTtcggccatgatgaatgggaCCATTCTACCAACCGTTTCAGGAACTGGGACTGGGCTCGGAAGCCTCATCTCTACTGGAGAATGCCCATCTCGTTCGGGCCCTTCCCAGGTCCACGCCAGACCTTCACAGGCGAAGCTAGGAATGCTACCGACTCGACATTCACCACAGCCTccatcaagttcaagaccTCACGAACTCTTTTACAGAATCTTTTCCCTTCTACTTCTTTCCGATTCAAGAGCCCCGGAACAGTCGCATATGCTAGCTTCTCACAGACCACGCTCAATAAAATGGAGTGGCTGGGCGGCTCTGGGTATAGACACATTGGGCTGTACATCCACGGCGTCCAGTATGTACAGAAAGACGGTACCGTTCGTGATGGAACATTCCTGCCTATCTTGTGGGAGAATCTTACCGATCCTATTGTCAGTGGCCGGGAAGAGCTCGGAATGCCAAAGCTGTATTGCTCCATCGACGTTTGGAGGCGGACAAACAGTTACCGAATCCAGACAGGCTGGCAAGGCGTCAATTTTGGCTCATTCACACTTGAGGGTCTCCACGAGACGGATAGCGGCAGCTCCAAGGGGACGATCGGAggcgaggatgacgagggaATCTTTGCCTACAAGTACATCCCCAAGGTGGGAGATCGTGGCAAAGCAGATGTGGAGCATGCTACCTTTGTGCCTCACTCAGAGGAGTCCAAGGTCGTTCCGAGTCAAGTTCTGAGGGTCTTCACTGCAGACAAAGCCAGCTTTGAGTTTGATCCTCACGATTGGGAAGCCTTGCCGACGCTCCACCACGTCGTCTCGAGGTTGGCAGAAGTCCCCGTGTATGAGATTCTGGGTGGAAAGGTTGTTGAGGGTGTTGGCGTCCCAGACGTATCCAGTGCTCGAAGAATAGACTAA